A genome region from Myxococcales bacterium includes the following:
- a CDS encoding CTP synthase, which produces MGNQTKFVFVTGGVVSSLGKGMVSASIGALMENRGLRVANMKLDPYINVDPGTMNPIQHGEVYVTDDGAETDLDLGHYERFVSARMSKLNNITTGQVYSAVIGKERRGEYLGSTVQVIPHITDEIKARIRACAEGLDLLIVEVGGTVGDIESLPFLEAVRQLRTELERDQSVAVHLTLVPYISAAGEFKTKPTQHSVQKLREIGITADVLIVRCTQKLEADLIKKTAMFCSLSQDAVFQSVDVDTVYRLPLVLAEQGLDDKLGKLLNIWSRGARLDAWETICEKITQPKRTITIGFVGKYVQLVESYKSLNEALLHGGIANDCKVEIRHIDSELIEQQGAAAHLGEVDGVLVAPGFGARGTEGKIAAVKFAREGKVPYFGICFGMQMACIEFARHVCGLDRANSTEVDPTTPFPVVDLMPDQRGVTDKGATMRLGTYPCTLKAGTKAADAYGTLAIDERHRHRWEINNAFREQLERAGMVLSGLSPDGRLVEMIELPWHPYFVACQFHPEFKSRPSAPHPLFARFVQASLEHYDRRRAAR; this is translated from the coding sequence ATGGGCAACCAGACCAAGTTCGTGTTCGTGACCGGCGGCGTGGTGTCGTCGCTGGGCAAGGGCATGGTGTCGGCGTCGATCGGCGCGCTCATGGAGAACCGCGGCCTGCGCGTCGCCAACATGAAGCTCGATCCGTACATCAACGTGGATCCCGGGACGATGAACCCGATCCAGCACGGCGAGGTCTACGTCACCGACGACGGCGCCGAGACCGACCTCGACCTCGGGCACTACGAGCGGTTCGTCTCGGCCCGGATGTCGAAGCTCAACAACATCACGACCGGCCAGGTCTACTCGGCGGTGATCGGCAAGGAGCGCCGCGGCGAGTACCTGGGCTCGACCGTCCAGGTCATCCCGCACATCACCGACGAGATCAAGGCCCGCATCCGCGCCTGCGCCGAGGGCCTCGACCTGTTGATCGTCGAGGTCGGCGGCACGGTCGGCGACATCGAGTCGCTGCCGTTCCTCGAGGCCGTGCGCCAGCTCCGCACCGAGCTCGAGCGCGATCAGTCGGTGGCGGTGCACCTGACGCTGGTGCCGTACATCAGCGCCGCCGGCGAGTTCAAGACCAAGCCGACCCAGCACTCGGTCCAGAAGCTGCGCGAGATCGGGATCACCGCTGACGTGCTGATCGTGCGCTGCACGCAGAAGCTCGAGGCCGATCTGATCAAGAAGACCGCGATGTTCTGCAGCCTGTCGCAGGACGCGGTGTTCCAGTCGGTCGACGTCGACACGGTCTACCGGCTGCCGCTGGTGCTGGCCGAGCAGGGCCTCGACGACAAGCTCGGCAAGCTGCTCAACATCTGGTCGCGCGGGGCCCGGCTCGACGCCTGGGAGACGATCTGCGAGAAGATCACCCAGCCCAAGCGCACGATCACGATCGGCTTCGTCGGCAAGTACGTGCAGCTGGTCGAGAGCTACAAGAGCCTCAACGAGGCCCTGCTCCACGGCGGCATCGCCAACGACTGCAAGGTCGAGATCCGCCACATCGACAGCGAGCTGATCGAGCAGCAAGGCGCGGCCGCCCACCTGGGCGAGGTCGACGGCGTCCTGGTGGCGCCGGGGTTCGGCGCCCGCGGCACCGAGGGCAAGATCGCGGCGGTCAAGTTCGCCCGCGAGGGCAAGGTGCCGTACTTCGGGATCTGCTTCGGCATGCAGATGGCCTGCATCGAGTTCGCCCGCCACGTCTGCGGCCTCGACCGCGCCAACTCGACCGAGGTCGACCCGACCACCCCGTTCCCGGTGGTCGACCTGATGCCCGACCAGCGCGGCGTGACCGACAAGGGCGCGACCATGCGCCTGGGCACCTACCCGTGCACGCTCAAGGCCGGCACCAAGGCCGCCGACGCCTACGGCACCCTGGCGATCGACGAGCGCCACCGCCACCGCTGGGAGATCAACAACGCCTTCCGCGAGCAGCTCGAGCGCGCCGGCATGGTGCTCTCGGGCCTGTCGCCCGACGGCCGCCTGGTCGAGATGATCGAGCTGCCCTGGCACCCGTACTTCGTGGCGTGCCAGTTCCACCCCGAGTTCAAGTCGCGGCCGAGCGCGCCCCACCCGCTGTTCGCGCGGTTCGTCCAGGCCTCGCTCGAGCACTACGACCGGCGCCGCGCCGCGCGCTGA
- the rpoN gene encoding RNA polymerase factor sigma-54, whose translation MGMEMRQELRLSQQLVMTPQLQQAIKLLQLSRMELVDMVHEEMLENPILEDDFEVSAEQGKERELLGGDDQLAMQMERAGNTETPLEQPTIENANQVEVKADGTAVNEIDWENYLDNYSMASPMPSYRGDSEDLPSLEATLTRPPSLHDHLAWQLKLCDLTDREKEIGLIIVGNIDADGYFKEPTVPELAADEEVSEELVEKILEKIQTFDPVGIGARSLAECMLIQAIAVGQDDDLVVKMIKSHLGNLMKKNYPAIVRDLKRPAPAPQLDIEEIYEAAKVIMDFDPRPGRQYASDDAHYITPDVYIHKVGDKFFVVPNDDGLPKLKIANFYKAAMGSGDKSKEYVQDKMRSAQWLIRSIQQRQRTIIKVAESILKFQREFFDKGIAHLKPLILRDIAEDIGMHESTVSRVTTNKYVHTPQGIYELKFFFNSGISSSSGDDLASQAVKSKIKELVDAEDAKRPHSDQKIVELLKKGGINIARRTVAKYREQMGILSSSQRKKVF comes from the coding sequence ATGGGCATGGAGATGCGCCAAGAGCTGCGACTGAGTCAGCAGCTCGTCATGACGCCTCAGCTCCAGCAGGCGATCAAGCTGCTTCAGCTCTCGCGGATGGAGCTCGTGGACATGGTCCACGAGGAGATGCTCGAGAACCCGATCCTCGAAGACGACTTCGAGGTCTCGGCCGAGCAGGGCAAGGAGCGGGAGCTGCTGGGCGGCGACGACCAGCTGGCGATGCAGATGGAGCGGGCCGGCAACACCGAGACCCCGCTCGAGCAGCCGACGATCGAGAACGCGAACCAGGTCGAGGTCAAGGCCGACGGCACCGCCGTCAACGAGATCGACTGGGAGAACTACCTCGACAACTACTCGATGGCGTCGCCGATGCCGTCGTACCGGGGCGACAGCGAGGACCTGCCGTCGCTCGAGGCCACGCTGACCCGGCCACCGTCGCTGCACGACCACCTGGCCTGGCAGCTCAAGCTGTGCGACCTGACCGATCGCGAGAAGGAGATCGGCCTCATCATCGTCGGCAACATCGACGCCGACGGCTACTTCAAGGAGCCGACGGTCCCCGAGCTGGCGGCCGACGAGGAGGTCAGCGAGGAGCTGGTCGAGAAGATCCTCGAGAAGATCCAGACCTTCGACCCGGTCGGGATCGGCGCGCGCAGCCTGGCCGAGTGCATGCTGATCCAGGCGATCGCCGTCGGCCAGGACGACGACCTCGTCGTCAAGATGATCAAGAGCCACCTCGGCAACTTGATGAAGAAGAACTACCCGGCGATCGTGCGCGACCTCAAGCGCCCGGCGCCGGCGCCGCAGCTCGACATCGAGGAGATCTACGAGGCCGCCAAGGTCATCATGGACTTCGATCCGCGCCCGGGTCGGCAGTACGCCTCCGACGACGCCCACTACATCACCCCGGACGTCTACATCCACAAGGTCGGCGACAAGTTCTTCGTCGTGCCCAACGACGACGGCCTGCCCAAGCTGAAGATCGCCAACTTCTACAAGGCGGCGATGGGCTCGGGCGACAAGTCCAAGGAGTACGTCCAGGACAAGATGCGCTCGGCGCAGTGGCTGATCCGCTCGATCCAGCAGCGCCAGCGCACGATCATCAAGGTCGCCGAGTCGATCCTGAAGTTCCAGCGCGAGTTCTTCGACAAGGGCATCGCGCACCTCAAGCCGCTGATCCTCCGCGACATCGCCGAGGACATCGGCATGCACGAGTCGACGGTGTCGCGCGTGACGACGAACAAGTACGTGCACACGCCCCAGGGCATCTACGAGCTGAAGTTCTTCTTCAACTCGGGCATCTCGTCGTCGTCGGGCGACGACCTCGCCTCGCAGGCGGTCAAGTCCAAGATCAAGGAGCTGGTCGACGCCGAGGACGCCAAGCGCCCGCACAGCGACCAGAAGATCGTCGAGCTGCTCAAGAAGGGCGGCATCAACATCGCCCGCCGCACCGTCGCCAAGTACCGCGAGCAGATGGGCATCCTGTCGTCGAGCCAGCGCAAGAAGGTCTTCTGA
- a CDS encoding L,D-transpeptidase, with the protein MRCAAAALLACALGTARADDLVAPPTPTSLGWPDDTTALEVTTTSHVVAAPARDAAVLGKIVAGTRVAWTALVEGDRRCRTWVAIAPAGYLCAQALAPRAAPPGGVPQPAVAPGALVPGVYFDVVADDTPAYRDPAAVRADEPTLLSSHVMVRSLGEVEVDGLDYQRTNKGLVPSSELRPLAPSRFAGLDLRTTLAPWPLAFVGPEHPAVVRATPAASAVEVGRRDPREVVWVRSVRGDWVELGDRAWVRARELRLVTVMPRPAGLAADAPWIDVDLDQQTLVAYQGATPVYVTLVSTGRRARTTPVGVYRIVAKAATTGMAAEADEAQQYDVGEVPWALRWKRGLYLHAAYWHDRFGDRKSHGCVNLAPRDARALYAWVGPAMPDGWSEAEVAVDDAVVLRVRDAAHPDPPWFDYAREQPKKRRRK; encoded by the coding sequence GTGAGGTGCGCTGCGGCGGCGCTGCTGGCGTGCGCGCTCGGGACCGCGCGCGCCGACGATCTGGTCGCCCCGCCGACGCCGACCAGCCTGGGCTGGCCCGATGACACCACCGCGCTCGAGGTGACCACCACCAGCCACGTCGTCGCCGCGCCCGCCCGCGACGCCGCGGTGCTGGGCAAGATCGTGGCCGGCACCCGGGTGGCGTGGACCGCGCTGGTCGAGGGCGACCGGCGGTGCCGGACCTGGGTCGCGATCGCGCCGGCCGGCTACCTGTGCGCGCAGGCGCTGGCGCCGCGGGCCGCGCCGCCGGGCGGCGTGCCCCAGCCCGCGGTGGCGCCGGGCGCGCTCGTGCCGGGCGTGTACTTCGACGTGGTCGCCGACGACACGCCCGCGTACCGCGACCCCGCGGCGGTCCGCGCCGACGAGCCCACGCTGCTGTCGAGCCACGTCATGGTGCGCAGCCTCGGCGAGGTCGAGGTCGACGGCCTCGACTACCAGCGCACCAACAAGGGCCTGGTGCCGTCTTCCGAGCTGCGGCCGCTGGCGCCGTCGCGGTTCGCCGGGCTCGATCTGCGCACGACCCTGGCGCCGTGGCCATTGGCGTTCGTCGGTCCCGAGCACCCGGCGGTGGTGCGCGCCACGCCCGCCGCGAGCGCCGTCGAGGTCGGGCGCCGCGACCCGCGCGAGGTGGTGTGGGTGCGGTCGGTGCGGGGCGACTGGGTCGAGCTCGGCGACCGCGCCTGGGTCCGTGCGCGCGAGCTGCGGCTGGTGACCGTCATGCCGCGGCCGGCCGGGCTGGCCGCCGACGCGCCGTGGATCGACGTCGACCTCGATCAGCAGACCCTGGTCGCGTACCAGGGCGCGACCCCGGTCTACGTGACCCTGGTGTCGACCGGGCGCCGCGCCAGGACCACGCCGGTCGGCGTCTACCGGATCGTCGCCAAGGCCGCGACCACCGGCATGGCGGCCGAGGCCGACGAGGCCCAGCAGTACGACGTCGGCGAGGTGCCCTGGGCGCTGCGCTGGAAGCGCGGCCTGTACCTGCACGCGGCCTACTGGCACGATCGCTTCGGCGACCGGAAGAGCCACGGCTGCGTCAACCTCGCGCCGCGCGACGCCCGGGCGCTGTACGCCTGGGTCGGCCCGGCCATGCCCGACGGCTGGTCCGAGGCCGAGGTCGCCGTCGACGACGCCGTCGTGCTGCGCGTCCGCGACGCCGCCCACCCCGATCCGCCCTGGTTCGACTACGCCCGCGAGCAGCCGAAGAAGCGCCGCCGGAAGTAG
- the pdxA gene encoding 4-hydroxythreonine-4-phosphate dehydrogenase PdxA: protein MVAVMAIGITLGDPAGIGPEVVAAAVAAATPEVRDQVIVFGDPRVLAAAAATIGVTVAVPCEGAAIEPVRPGHPDERSGAAQVAWLEAAIAAARAGRVQALVTAPISKTWARRAGLAFPGHTELLAARFGAAEVAMTFVGPQLVVALATVHIPLAEVAATLTTARIVAVGRLLADALARDLGRPAPIRLGVVGLNPHAGEGGLLGAEDDQVIAPAVAALATALGARAVVSGPLVPDAAFRDAVGGRYDGLVAMYHDQALIPVKLVDFEHAVNVTLGLPIVRTSPDHGTAYDLAGTGRARSASTSAALALAVRMTAARGRR from the coding sequence ATGGTGGCCGTGATGGCGATCGGGATCACGCTCGGCGATCCGGCCGGCATCGGCCCGGAGGTCGTCGCCGCGGCCGTGGCGGCGGCGACGCCCGAGGTGCGCGACCAGGTGATCGTGTTCGGCGATCCTCGGGTGCTGGCCGCGGCGGCGGCGACCATCGGCGTGACGGTGGCGGTCCCGTGCGAGGGCGCGGCGATCGAGCCGGTGCGGCCCGGGCACCCCGACGAGCGCTCGGGCGCGGCCCAGGTGGCGTGGCTCGAGGCGGCGATCGCGGCGGCCCGGGCCGGGCGCGTCCAGGCGCTGGTGACCGCGCCGATCTCGAAGACCTGGGCCCGCCGGGCGGGGCTGGCGTTCCCGGGGCACACCGAGCTGCTGGCGGCGCGGTTCGGCGCGGCCGAGGTCGCGATGACCTTCGTCGGGCCGCAGCTGGTCGTGGCGCTGGCCACGGTCCACATCCCGCTGGCCGAGGTCGCGGCGACGCTGACCACCGCGCGCATCGTCGCGGTCGGGCGGCTGCTCGCCGACGCGCTCGCGCGCGACCTGGGGCGGCCGGCGCCGATCCGCCTGGGCGTGGTCGGGCTCAACCCCCACGCCGGCGAGGGCGGGCTGCTCGGCGCCGAGGACGATCAGGTGATCGCGCCGGCGGTCGCGGCGCTGGCGACGGCGCTGGGCGCGCGCGCGGTGGTCAGCGGGCCGCTCGTGCCCGACGCCGCGTTCCGCGACGCCGTCGGCGGTCGCTACGACGGGCTGGTCGCGATGTACCACGACCAGGCGCTCATCCCGGTCAAGCTCGTGGACTTCGAGCACGCGGTCAACGTCACGCTCGGGCTGCCGATCGTGCGGACCTCGCCGGACCACGGCACCGCGTACGATCTGGCCGGCACCGGCCGGGCGCGGTCGGCCTCGACCTCGGCCGCGCTGGCGCTGGCGGTGCGGATGACCGCGGCCCGAGGTCGGCGGTGA
- a CDS encoding DUF3108 domain-containing protein, translating into MRALVPALAVLGLLGCGGAAGELLDPAEPTASGPEPIAAIHAGEKMRFEVRLAGVLAGEATFTTVEVDTRDGATTARLSSTLRSAGALALVKDVRDDATTVLDVDALRPRSTSSEVHAAPRDYAADTRFVGRTAEIDFRPTKGPPQHIVYDFGAQVPHDSHSAMATMRVWQDPPGATRTLWVLGGRRIWKLELTLRGTEVIGTYGGNQAALRIDGVASRAYANLTLDTRKPPRTFSLWMSDDADRVPFRVVAGTELGDVTIDLVDYVRP; encoded by the coding sequence ATGCGCGCGCTCGTCCCCGCCCTCGCCGTGCTCGGCCTGCTCGGCTGCGGCGGCGCGGCCGGCGAGCTGCTCGATCCCGCCGAGCCGACGGCCTCGGGGCCCGAGCCGATCGCCGCGATCCACGCCGGCGAGAAGATGCGGTTCGAGGTGCGGCTCGCCGGGGTGCTGGCCGGCGAGGCCACGTTCACGACCGTCGAGGTCGACACGCGCGACGGCGCCACGACCGCGCGCCTGTCCTCGACCCTGCGCTCGGCCGGCGCGCTGGCCCTGGTCAAGGACGTCCGCGACGACGCCACGACCGTGCTCGACGTCGACGCGCTGCGGCCGCGGTCGACGTCGTCGGAGGTCCACGCCGCGCCCCGCGACTACGCGGCCGACACGCGCTTCGTCGGCCGCACCGCCGAGATCGACTTCCGCCCGACCAAGGGCCCGCCCCAGCACATCGTCTACGACTTCGGCGCGCAGGTCCCGCACGACTCGCACAGCGCGATGGCGACGATGCGGGTGTGGCAGGATCCGCCCGGCGCGACCCGGACCTTGTGGGTGCTGGGCGGGCGCCGGATCTGGAAGCTCGAGCTGACCCTGCGCGGGACCGAGGTGATCGGCACCTACGGCGGCAACCAGGCGGCGCTGCGCATCGACGGCGTCGCCAGCCGCGCCTACGCCAACCTCACGCTCGACACGCGCAAGCCGCCGCGGACGTTCTCGCTGTGGATGTCCGACGACGCCGACCGGGTGCCGTTCCGCGTCGTCGCGGGCACCGAGCTCGGCGACGTGACGATCGATCTGGTCGACTACGTCCGGCCGTGA
- a CDS encoding protein phosphatase 2C domain-containing protein produces MTSHVGNVRDHNEDAHLVAADDGIFIVCDGMGGHAAGEVASAIGVRVTREHWTGAAVQRAASAWLTSGTLEDRRALLSAVKGGVMAAHRTICEQAAADTGKHGMGTTFTGVVIAGGDAVIAHAGDSRAYLVRGGIAMQLTEDHTLLARLIASGMPIAEGANSARWKGVITNALGFGDDTKVVTFLVPLSDGDRLLLCSDGVSEYVGEAEVGQVLVAQPSPARAAQRLVELALERGGEDNATALVIKVVEVGDAPIPAAQRQLDAEALAQCPLFEPLSPQQRLRATRIAVHRDFAAGEVLPEAAIGSRVGWVLLSGEVVLGGETSGTGTLLYPEALLAQGQPRRADALAVAVDDVRVLAIRGDDFAELAGEDPDLAEPMYAALARLVAPRGA; encoded by the coding sequence GTGACGAGCCACGTCGGGAACGTGCGCGACCACAACGAGGACGCGCACCTGGTCGCGGCCGACGACGGCATCTTCATCGTGTGCGACGGCATGGGCGGGCACGCGGCCGGCGAGGTGGCGTCCGCGATCGGGGTCCGGGTCACGCGCGAGCACTGGACCGGGGCCGCGGTGCAGCGGGCCGCGTCGGCGTGGCTGACGTCGGGCACCCTCGAGGATCGCCGCGCGCTCTTGTCGGCGGTCAAGGGCGGGGTCATGGCCGCCCACCGCACGATCTGCGAGCAGGCGGCCGCGGACACCGGCAAGCACGGCATGGGCACGACCTTCACGGGCGTGGTCATCGCCGGCGGCGACGCGGTGATCGCCCACGCCGGGGACTCGCGGGCGTACCTGGTGCGCGGCGGCATCGCGATGCAGCTGACCGAGGACCACACGCTCCTGGCCCGGCTGATCGCGTCGGGCATGCCGATCGCCGAGGGCGCCAACAGCGCCCGCTGGAAGGGCGTCATCACCAACGCGCTCGGCTTCGGCGACGACACCAAGGTCGTCACGTTCCTGGTGCCGCTGTCCGACGGCGATCGCCTGCTCCTGTGCTCCGACGGCGTCAGCGAGTACGTGGGCGAGGCCGAGGTCGGCCAGGTGCTGGTCGCGCAGCCGAGCCCGGCCCGGGCCGCGCAGCGCCTGGTCGAGCTGGCGCTCGAGCGCGGCGGCGAGGACAACGCCACCGCGCTGGTCATCAAGGTGGTCGAGGTCGGCGACGCCCCGATCCCGGCGGCGCAGCGCCAGCTCGACGCCGAGGCGCTGGCCCAGTGCCCGCTGTTCGAGCCGCTGTCGCCGCAGCAGCGCCTGCGCGCGACCCGCATCGCGGTCCACCGCGACTTCGCCGCGGGCGAGGTGCTGCCCGAGGCCGCGATCGGCAGCCGGGTGGGCTGGGTCCTGCTCTCGGGCGAGGTCGTGCTCGGCGGCGAGACCAGCGGCACCGGCACGCTGCTCTACCCCGAGGCGCTCCTGGCCCAGGGCCAGCCGCGCCGCGCCGACGCGCTCGCGGTCGCGGTCGACGACGTCCGGGTGCTGGCGATCCGCGGCGACGACTTCGCCGAGCTGGCCGGCGAGGATCCCGACCTGGCCGAGCCGATGTACGCGGCGCTGGCCCGGCTGGTCGCCCCGCGCGGCGCGTGA
- a CDS encoding response regulator transcription factor translates to MAVPLARLPGLDLSAGFDDFVLTPLVPAELYARVRQLDWRAAAFGSDELVKLDDLVIDLAGHEARLAGRRLALTHQEFELLAFLAQHRGRAFTRDQLLERVWGYAYTGGTRTVDIHVRRVRAKLGPVAGGLIETVRNLGYKLRAGRCPAP, encoded by the coding sequence ATGGCGGTGCCGCTGGCCCGCCTGCCGGGGCTCGATCTTTCGGCGGGCTTCGACGACTTCGTCCTGACGCCGCTGGTGCCGGCCGAGCTGTACGCGCGGGTCCGGCAGCTCGACTGGCGGGCGGCGGCGTTCGGCTCCGACGAGCTGGTCAAGCTCGACGACCTGGTGATCGACCTGGCCGGCCACGAGGCCCGGCTGGCCGGGCGGCGCCTGGCGCTGACCCACCAGGAGTTCGAGCTGCTGGCGTTCCTGGCCCAGCACCGCGGCCGCGCGTTCACGCGCGATCAGCTGCTCGAGCGGGTCTGGGGCTACGCCTACACCGGCGGCACGCGCACCGTCGACATCCACGTCCGCCGGGTCCGCGCCAAGCTCGGGCCGGTCGCGGGCGGGCTGATCGAGACCGTGCGCAACCTCGGCTACAAGCTGCGGGCCGGCCGCTGCCCGGCGCCATAG
- the clpX gene encoding ATP-dependent Clp protease ATP-binding subunit ClpX, producing MEEFHCSFCGKQRREVRKLISGPRVFICDECVTLCNDILAKEEAAERPKFPPPRAIVEELDRYVVGQGSAKRALSVAVYNHYKRIGLRGKQADVEVQKGNIILLGPTGSGKTLLAQTLAKKLDVPFAIADATTLTEAGYVGEDVESVVKGLFRAAGGDVEKTARGIICIDEIDKIARKGGTPSPTRDVSGEGVQQALLKILEGKTATITPDGARNRPQQELIQIDTTDILFICTGAFNGIEDIVRRRVGQRGLGFGASIGNQDDDKDSLRRAVRTEDMVKFGMIPEFMGRLPVIVSCDQLDVDALTEVLWRPRNALAKQYQRLFELEGVKLTFRPDALTAIAHEANRRASGARGLRAILEEVMLDVMYEIPSLSGVKECVVTRDVVESRGRPELVLESKAAS from the coding sequence ATGGAGGAATTCCACTGCTCCTTCTGCGGCAAGCAGCGCCGTGAAGTGCGCAAGCTCATCAGCGGGCCGCGGGTGTTCATCTGCGACGAGTGCGTGACCTTGTGCAACGACATCCTCGCGAAGGAGGAGGCGGCGGAACGTCCGAAGTTCCCACCGCCCCGGGCCATCGTCGAGGAGCTCGACCGATACGTCGTCGGGCAGGGGTCGGCCAAGCGCGCGCTGTCGGTCGCGGTCTACAACCACTACAAGCGCATCGGGCTGCGCGGCAAGCAGGCCGACGTCGAGGTCCAGAAGGGCAACATCATCCTGCTCGGGCCGACCGGCTCGGGCAAGACGCTCCTGGCGCAGACGCTGGCCAAGAAGCTCGACGTGCCGTTCGCGATCGCCGACGCCACCACGCTGACCGAGGCCGGCTACGTCGGCGAGGACGTCGAGAGCGTGGTCAAGGGCCTGTTCCGGGCCGCCGGCGGTGACGTCGAGAAGACCGCGCGCGGCATCATCTGCATCGACGAGATCGACAAGATCGCGCGCAAGGGCGGCACGCCGTCGCCGACGCGCGACGTGTCCGGCGAGGGCGTGCAGCAGGCGCTGCTCAAGATCCTCGAGGGCAAGACCGCGACGATCACGCCGGACGGCGCGCGCAACCGGCCGCAGCAAGAGCTCATCCAGATCGACACGACCGACATCCTGTTCATCTGCACGGGCGCGTTCAACGGCATCGAGGACATCGTCCGGCGCCGGGTCGGCCAGCGCGGGCTCGGGTTCGGCGCCTCGATCGGCAACCAGGACGACGACAAGGACTCGCTGCGGCGTGCGGTCCGGACCGAGGACATGGTCAAGTTCGGCATGATCCCCGAGTTCATGGGCCGCCTGCCGGTCATCGTCTCGTGCGATCAACTCGACGTCGACGCGCTGACCGAGGTGCTGTGGCGGCCGCGCAACGCGCTCGCCAAGCAGTACCAGCGCCTGTTCGAGCTCGAGGGCGTCAAGCTGACGTTCCGACCCGACGCGCTGACCGCGATCGCCCACGAGGCCAACCGCCGCGCCTCGGGCGCCCGCGGCCTGCGCGCGATCCTCGAAGAGGTGATGCTCGACGTGATGTACGAGATCCCGTCGCTGTCGGGCGTCAAGGAGTGCGTCGTGACGCGCGACGTGGTCGAGAGCCGCGGCCGGCCCGAGCTGGTCCTCGAGAGCAAGGCCGCGTCCTGA